A section of the Constrictibacter sp. MBR-5 genome encodes:
- the fliR gene encoding flagellar biosynthetic protein FliR, whose translation MLERLVLVDVLTFFLVFCRVGSAVMVLPGFGEAMVSPQVRLLLALAVTLVVAPVVGPTLAGVPGGLEVLLITEIGVGLFVGAAARMMMSALQVAGNVIAFQTSLAGAMAFDPMSNTQTPVTGTFLSTLGLVLVFVADLHHLMLAGIVESYRLFVPGQLPPIGDFAEAATRIVGDSFRIGMQLSAPFLLVGILVTVGMGLLSRLMPQVQVFFLAVPVQIMIGLLVLALTLSFGMTWFLEGYEQSLRTLYFGG comes from the coding sequence GTGCTGGAGCGTCTGGTCCTCGTCGACGTCCTGACGTTCTTCCTCGTGTTCTGCCGCGTGGGATCGGCGGTGATGGTGCTGCCCGGTTTCGGCGAAGCGATGGTCTCGCCCCAGGTGCGCCTGCTCCTGGCGCTGGCCGTGACGCTGGTGGTCGCTCCAGTCGTCGGACCGACGCTCGCCGGCGTGCCGGGCGGGCTCGAGGTGCTGCTGATCACGGAGATCGGGGTCGGACTGTTCGTCGGCGCTGCCGCGCGGATGATGATGTCGGCGCTGCAGGTCGCCGGCAACGTGATCGCCTTCCAGACGAGCCTCGCCGGAGCGATGGCCTTCGATCCCATGTCCAACACGCAGACGCCGGTGACGGGCACGTTCCTCAGCACGCTCGGGCTCGTGCTCGTCTTCGTCGCGGACCTGCATCACCTGATGCTCGCGGGCATCGTCGAAAGCTATCGCCTGTTCGTTCCGGGGCAGCTGCCGCCGATCGGCGACTTCGCCGAGGCGGCGACGCGGATCGTCGGCGATTCCTTCCGCATCGGCATGCAGCTGTCGGCGCCGTTCCTGCTGGTGGGCATCCTCGTCACCGTCGGGATGGGGCTGCTGTCGCGCCTGATGCCCCAGGTCCAGGTTTTCTTCCTCGCGGTGCCGGTACAGATAATGATCGGCCTGCTCGTCCTGGCGCTGACGCTCAGCTTCGGCATGACCTGGTTCCTGGAAGGCTACGAGCAGAGCCTCCGTACGCTGTATTTCGGAGGCTGA
- the fliQ gene encoding flagellar biosynthesis protein FliQ: MNAADVLDVSRDAIIVTMQVSAPLMVIALVVGVTISLFQALTQIQEMTLVFVPKILAVFAGTLALIPFMLSSMTGLMERIADRIVNQG; this comes from the coding sequence ATGAATGCCGCCGACGTGCTCGACGTCTCCCGCGATGCGATCATCGTCACGATGCAGGTGTCGGCGCCGCTCATGGTGATCGCCCTCGTCGTCGGCGTGACCATCTCGCTGTTTCAGGCACTGACCCAGATCCAGGAGATGACCCTGGTGTTCGTGCCGAAGATCCTGGCCGTGTTCGCGGGAACGCTGGCGTTGATCCCCTTCATGCTCTCGTCGATGACCGGGCTGATGGAGCGGATCGCCGATCGCATCGTGAACCAGGGTTAG
- a CDS encoding flagellar hook-basal body complex protein FliE — MAINPLSAAGAYANASKVGTSPGMEARGGGSSFAEMIKDAGRSTAQELRGAEQLSAKAAAKEADLLQVVNAVTNAEVSLQTVVAVRDRVIQAYQDIIRMPI; from the coding sequence ATGGCCATCAATCCCCTCAGCGCTGCGGGCGCATACGCGAACGCATCGAAAGTCGGTACGTCGCCGGGCATGGAAGCCCGGGGCGGCGGCAGCAGCTTCGCGGAGATGATCAAGGACGCTGGCCGCAGCACGGCGCAGGAACTGCGCGGCGCCGAGCAGCTGTCCGCGAAGGCGGCGGCCAAGGAAGCCGACCTGCTGCAGGTGGTGAACGCCGTCACCAATGCCGAGGTCAGCCTCCAGACCGTCGTGGCCGTGCGCGACCGGGTCATCCAGGCTTACCAGGACATCATCCGCATGCCGATCTGA
- the flgC gene encoding flagellar basal body rod protein FlgC: protein MDLVKSLQISASGMRAQGTRLRVIAENLANAQSTAQVPGGQPYQRKVVSFSNDLNRASGVEEVKADRVRLDSSEFERRYDPGHPAADADGYMLLPNVNPMVELMDMREAQRSYEANLNVLSASRSMLMRTIDMLRT, encoded by the coding sequence ATGGACCTGGTCAAGTCGCTCCAGATCTCCGCCTCGGGCATGCGCGCTCAGGGCACGCGTCTGCGCGTGATCGCGGAGAACCTCGCCAACGCGCAGTCGACCGCACAAGTCCCCGGCGGTCAGCCCTATCAGCGCAAGGTGGTCAGTTTCAGCAACGACCTCAATCGGGCATCGGGTGTCGAGGAGGTCAAGGCCGACCGCGTTCGGCTCGACTCCTCGGAGTTCGAACGGCGCTACGATCCAGGGCACCCGGCAGCGGACGCCGATGGATACATGCTCCTGCCGAACGTGAATCCGATGGTCGAACTCATGGATATGCGCGAGGCTCAGCGCAGCTACGAGGCGAACCTGAACGTGCTCAGCGCGTCGCGCTCCATGCTGATGCGCACGATCGACATGCTCCGGACCTGA
- the flgB gene encoding flagellar basal body rod protein FlgB — MDLGGFKLFGMLERRMDWLGDRQRVLAQNVANADTPNYAAQDLKPLRFDDAMRSAGPVGVERTDPKHITGHPPASRYGERRTKDGEAVTLSGNAVDLEGELRKVSETSMDYQAMVNLYRKHVSMLRTAIGRNG, encoded by the coding sequence ATGGACCTCGGCGGCTTCAAGCTCTTCGGCATGCTGGAACGGCGGATGGACTGGCTGGGCGACCGCCAGCGCGTTCTGGCGCAGAACGTCGCGAACGCCGACACCCCCAACTATGCCGCCCAGGACCTGAAGCCGCTTCGATTCGACGATGCGATGCGATCGGCCGGTCCCGTCGGCGTGGAACGGACGGACCCCAAGCATATAACCGGGCATCCGCCGGCCAGCCGTTACGGCGAGCGGCGGACGAAGGACGGGGAGGCAGTGACGCTGTCGGGCAACGCCGTCGACCTCGAAGGCGAACTGCGCAAGGTGTCCGAGACGAGCATGGACTATCAGGCGATGGTCAATCTCTACCGCAAGCACGTCTCGATGCTCCGCACGGCGATCGGCCGGAACGGCTAA
- a CDS encoding carbon storage regulator codes for MLYLTRKIGDSVVINGDIEVTVVEVRGRSVRLGFTFPPEATVLRREIFDRVEAENRAAADAGRALLESLDDQE; via the coding sequence ATGCTCTACCTGACCCGCAAGATCGGCGACTCAGTCGTGATCAACGGCGATATCGAGGTCACGGTGGTGGAGGTCCGCGGGCGCTCCGTCCGCCTGGGCTTCACCTTTCCGCCGGAAGCGACCGTATTGCGGCGTGAAATCTTCGATCGCGTCGAGGCGGAGAACCGCGCCGCGGCAGACGCCGGCCGCGCGCTTCTCGAATCCCTCGACGATCAGGAGTGA
- the grpE gene encoding nucleotide exchange factor GrpE — MSKEQMNPDPAEPVANTAQGDVREDGAATAERQDGQPDAPEGSRIAELEAEIAGLKDQHLRALAEIENVRRRGQRDRDEAAKYGAAGFARDMLAVADNLRRGIDSVPAEARRDDQHVANLIAGVELVEKDLLSAFEKHGVQRVDPKPGERFDANVHQAMFEVENSGQPAGTVAQVLQPGYVLNGRLLRAAMVGVAKGEAVQGQKVDTTV, encoded by the coding sequence ATGTCGAAAGAGCAGATGAATCCGGATCCGGCGGAACCGGTGGCGAACACGGCGCAGGGCGACGTCCGCGAGGATGGCGCTGCGACGGCGGAGCGTCAGGACGGGCAGCCCGATGCGCCGGAAGGGTCGCGCATCGCCGAACTGGAAGCCGAGATCGCCGGGCTGAAGGATCAGCATCTGCGGGCCTTGGCCGAGATCGAGAATGTCCGCCGGCGTGGCCAGCGCGACCGCGACGAGGCGGCGAAATACGGCGCCGCCGGGTTCGCGCGCGACATGCTCGCCGTGGCCGACAACCTGCGCCGCGGCATCGACAGCGTGCCGGCCGAGGCGCGTCGTGACGACCAGCACGTGGCCAATCTCATCGCCGGCGTCGAACTGGTCGAGAAGGATCTGCTGTCCGCGTTCGAGAAGCACGGCGTCCAGCGCGTCGACCCGAAGCCGGGCGAGCGGTTCGACGCCAACGTGCATCAGGCGATGTTCGAGGTGGAGAACAGCGGCCAGCCGGCGGGCACCGTCGCCCAGGTGCTTCAGCCCGGTTACGTCCTCAACGGCAGGCTGCTTCGGGCCGCCATGGTCGGCGTCGCGAAGGGTGAGGCCGTTCAGGGGCAGAAGGTGGACACGACCGTCTGA
- the hrcA gene encoding heat-inducible transcriptional repressor HrcA: MPLNQSPSIATLNDRSREIFRMVVDAYVDTGEPVGSRTLSKRLGTTLSAATIRNVMADLQDLGLLYSPHTSAGRLPTEAGLRLFVDGLLELGSLTEQERGDIEARCATTGRSFAQTLEQAGSLLAGLSRHAGLVVAPKAGTQMSHIEFVNIGNGRALVILVDRGGNVENRVIDLPPGLPAETLIQATNYLQARLVGRTLDEARGDISRELEQHRAAIDALTQTVVERGLAVWAGDAAHGTLIVRGQAQLLDDVTAIEDLERIRSLFDALETKESLLRLVDAAEQGQGVQIFIGAENELFGHAGWSMILAPYSDEQRRVVGAIGVIGPTRLNYARIVPVVDYTAKVVGRLLG; this comes from the coding sequence ATGCCGCTGAATCAGTCGCCCAGCATCGCAACCCTGAACGACCGGTCGCGCGAAATCTTTCGCATGGTCGTCGACGCCTATGTCGACACTGGCGAGCCGGTCGGATCTCGGACTCTTTCGAAGCGGCTGGGGACGACGCTCTCCGCGGCGACCATCCGCAATGTGATGGCGGACCTCCAGGATCTGGGATTGCTGTACTCGCCGCACACGTCGGCCGGGCGTCTGCCGACGGAGGCCGGGCTGCGGCTCTTCGTCGACGGTCTTCTCGAACTCGGCAGCCTGACCGAGCAGGAGCGCGGCGACATCGAAGCGCGTTGCGCCACGACGGGACGGAGCTTCGCGCAGACGTTGGAGCAGGCGGGATCGCTGCTGGCGGGCCTGTCGCGGCATGCGGGCCTTGTCGTGGCGCCGAAGGCCGGCACGCAGATGAGCCACATCGAGTTCGTGAACATCGGCAACGGCCGCGCCCTCGTCATCCTGGTGGACAGGGGCGGCAACGTCGAGAATCGGGTGATCGACCTGCCGCCGGGCCTGCCGGCCGAGACGCTGATTCAGGCGACCAACTATCTCCAGGCGCGGCTGGTCGGGCGCACCCTCGACGAGGCGCGGGGCGACATTTCGCGCGAGCTGGAGCAGCACCGCGCGGCCATCGACGCCCTGACGCAGACGGTGGTCGAGCGGGGGCTTGCGGTATGGGCTGGCGACGCCGCTCACGGTACCCTGATCGTTCGGGGCCAGGCACAGCTCCTCGACGACGTCACCGCGATCGAGGACCTCGAACGGATCCGTTCGCTGTTCGATGCGTTGGAGACCAAGGAAAGCCTCCTGCGCCTCGTCGATGCCGCCGAGCAGGGGCAGGGGGTGCAGATCTTCATCGGGGCCGAGAACGAGCTGTTCGGCCATGCCGGCTGGTCGATGATCCTGGCGCCGTACAGCGACGAGCAACGCCGCGTCGTCGGTGCGATCGGCGTGATCGGCCCGACGCGATTGAATTACGCCCGTATCGTCCCTGTCGTGGACTATACGGCGAAGGTGGTCGGGCGGTTGCTCGGCTGA
- the rph gene encoding ribonuclease PH, which produces MRPSGRATDQLRQVSLETGVNRYAEGSCLVAFGHTKVLCTASVEDRVPPFLRNTGKGWVTAEYGMLPRATHTRGAREAAKGSQSGRTQEIQRLIGRSLRAVTNMETLGEIQVRIDCDVLQADGGTRTAAITGSYVALHLAFQHMMKIGAIKAMPLTDEVAAVSCGIYQGEAVLDLDYDEDSNAEADANFVLTGSGGIVEVQGTAEQKPFSHAAFLALLDLAGAGVADLVQHQRRALGLA; this is translated from the coding sequence ATGCGGCCCTCCGGACGCGCAACCGACCAGTTGCGACAGGTATCGCTCGAAACCGGCGTGAACCGCTATGCGGAGGGCTCCTGCCTGGTCGCGTTCGGTCATACCAAGGTTCTGTGCACTGCGTCGGTCGAGGACCGCGTGCCGCCCTTCCTGCGCAACACCGGCAAGGGCTGGGTGACGGCGGAATACGGGATGCTGCCGCGCGCCACGCACACCCGCGGCGCCCGCGAGGCGGCGAAGGGGTCGCAGAGCGGCCGCACCCAGGAGATCCAGCGCCTGATCGGCCGGTCGCTGCGCGCCGTGACGAACATGGAGACGCTGGGCGAGATCCAGGTGCGCATCGACTGCGACGTGCTCCAGGCCGACGGCGGCACCCGCACCGCGGCGATCACCGGCAGCTACGTCGCGCTGCATCTCGCCTTCCAGCACATGATGAAGATCGGCGCCATCAAGGCGATGCCGCTGACCGACGAGGTCGCGGCCGTGTCGTGCGGCATCTATCAGGGCGAGGCGGTGCTCGACCTCGACTACGACGAGGACAGCAACGCCGAGGCCGACGCCAACTTCGTGCTCACCGGCAGCGGCGGCATCGTCGAGGTCCAGGGCACGGCCGAGCAGAAGCCCTTCTCGCACGCGGCCTTCCTGGCGCTGCTCGATCTCGCTGGCGCCGGCGTCGCCGACCTGGTCCAGCATCAGCGCCGGGCACTCGGCCTCGCCTGA
- the rdgB gene encoding RdgB/HAM1 family non-canonical purine NTP pyrophosphatase: MRRRFTGNDLVIASHNPGKVVEIRDLLKPWSVQVRSSGELGLPEPEETGTTFVANAELKARDASLRSGLPALADDSGLAVHALGGQPGIYSARWGGPSKDFAAAMARVHRELGGTADRSAHFVSALALAWPDGHCETFEGRVDGTLVWPPRGSRGFGYDPMFVADGRTLTFGEMEPDEKHAISHRADAFAKLIAGCFAD; encoded by the coding sequence ATGCGGCGCCGCTTCACCGGCAACGACCTCGTCATCGCCAGCCACAATCCCGGCAAGGTCGTGGAAATCCGCGACCTGCTGAAGCCCTGGTCCGTTCAGGTGCGCTCCTCCGGCGAACTCGGCCTGCCGGAGCCCGAGGAGACGGGCACCACCTTCGTCGCCAATGCCGAACTGAAGGCGCGGGACGCCTCACTGCGATCCGGCCTGCCCGCCCTCGCCGACGACAGCGGCCTCGCCGTGCATGCGCTCGGCGGACAGCCCGGCATCTACTCCGCCCGGTGGGGCGGGCCGAGCAAGGACTTCGCCGCAGCGATGGCCCGTGTGCATCGCGAGCTGGGCGGCACGGCCGACCGATCGGCGCATTTCGTCAGCGCCCTGGCGCTCGCCTGGCCGGACGGCCATTGCGAGACGTTCGAGGGCCGGGTCGACGGCACCCTCGTCTGGCCGCCGCGCGGCAGCCGCGGCTTCGGCTACGACCCGATGTTCGTGGCCGACGGCCGCACGCTCACCTTCGGCGAGATGGAACCGGACGAGAAACACGCGATCAGCCACCGTGCCGACGCCTTCGCCAAGCTGATCGCCGGCTGCTTCGCGGATTGA
- the hemW gene encoding radical SAM family heme chaperone HemW: MAAGSPSFGIYVHWPFCRAKCPYCDFNSHVRGGIDEARWRDGLLRELDHFANETAGRTVDTVFFGGGTPSLMAPETTAAVLERIAARWTTAPDIEITLEANPTSVEAARFAALAQAGVNRVSLGVQALDDDALRFLGREHGSAEALAAVETARRHFARWSFDLIYARPEQSLAAWKAELARALEHVGDHLSIYQLTIEPGTAFAARHARGELAMPDEDMGAAFYEETHALLDAAGLPAYEISNHARPGGECRHNLIYWSGGDWLGVGPGAHGRLTGSDGGRIATRQARAPDTWLARVEAEGHATVERSAIERGDAAEELLMMGLRLARGVSRDDYRRTAGVDLEERLDAARLNALTEEDLITLDAAGLRCTAAGRQRLNAVLAHLLGSA, encoded by the coding sequence ATGGCCGCAGGCTCCCCCAGCTTCGGCATCTACGTCCATTGGCCGTTCTGCCGGGCCAAGTGCCCCTATTGCGACTTCAACAGCCACGTCCGCGGCGGCATCGACGAGGCGCGCTGGCGCGACGGCCTGCTGCGCGAACTAGACCACTTCGCGAACGAGACGGCGGGCCGCACGGTCGACACCGTGTTCTTCGGCGGCGGCACGCCGTCTCTCATGGCGCCGGAGACCACCGCTGCGGTGCTGGAGCGCATCGCCGCGCGCTGGACGACGGCACCCGACATCGAGATCACGCTGGAGGCGAACCCGACCTCGGTCGAGGCGGCGCGCTTCGCCGCCCTCGCCCAGGCCGGCGTGAACCGGGTCTCGCTGGGCGTCCAGGCGCTCGACGACGATGCCCTGCGCTTCCTCGGCCGCGAACACGGTTCGGCCGAAGCGCTGGCGGCGGTCGAGACCGCCCGCCGTCATTTCGCACGCTGGTCGTTCGACCTGATCTACGCCCGCCCGGAGCAGTCGCTCGCCGCCTGGAAGGCCGAACTCGCCCGCGCGCTGGAGCATGTCGGCGACCATCTCTCGATCTACCAGCTGACCATCGAGCCCGGCACCGCCTTCGCCGCTCGTCACGCCCGCGGCGAACTCGCCATGCCCGACGAGGACATGGGCGCGGCCTTCTACGAGGAGACGCACGCGCTGCTCGATGCGGCGGGCCTGCCGGCCTACGAGATCTCCAACCACGCACGGCCCGGCGGCGAGTGCCGGCATAATCTCATCTACTGGAGCGGCGGCGACTGGCTCGGCGTCGGGCCCGGCGCCCACGGTCGTCTCACCGGATCCGACGGCGGCCGCATCGCGACCCGGCAGGCAAGGGCCCCCGATACCTGGCTCGCCCGTGTCGAAGCGGAGGGCCATGCCACGGTGGAGCGCAGCGCGATCGAACGCGGCGACGCCGCCGAGGAACTGCTGATGATGGGCCTGCGCCTCGCCCGTGGCGTGTCGCGGGACGATTACCGCCGCACCGCCGGTGTCGACCTGGAGGAGCGGCTCGATGCCGCCCGGTTGAACGCCCTGACCGAGGAGGATCTGATCACCCTCGACGCCGCCGGCCTCCGCTGCACCGCCGCCGGCCGCCAACGCCTCAACGCTGTGCTGGCGCACCTGCTGGGATCCGCCTGA
- a CDS encoding cytochrome P450, with protein sequence MTLSHRAQTARPVPMLAGRALLGNLRDMAAAPHTFPARALAAHGGIVGMRAGPRRIVALGRPDYARHVLVTHHERYPRGRINRNLGTVIGDGLLATEGDLWLARRRRIQPAFRPERLQALVRSVNRVLDPILDGWTDTARAHGSIDAMREAKRIAMRVIGRALLSLDIDTGSAGAFAAAVDASLIQLVRRNWSLLQLPLWVPVPINRALNRTRRTLDAFIGAEVSRRLDDPAYRPDDMLTALLADRGGAEPWTRAALVNEAKTLFVAGFETTATALTWTLHLLAAHPAVAEAMHAEIEAALGGRHPEMTDLPRLPYGAAVVEEAMRLYPPVYNIGRECTEDDEIDGWAVPKGTSMLISIFAIQRSPDWWEAPETFRPERFLTADAAQRRAALPYAVGKHQCIGSHFANIELLLVLARIVQRFRLSPRDEVPVGMAARTTLVPDRPVQLLMEVRS encoded by the coding sequence ATGACCCTGTCGCACCGGGCGCAGACCGCCAGGCCCGTGCCGATGCTCGCAGGACGTGCCCTATTGGGGAATCTGCGCGACATGGCGGCGGCTCCCCATACCTTCCCGGCGCGGGCGCTCGCCGCGCACGGCGGTATCGTCGGCATGCGTGCAGGGCCACGCCGCATCGTGGCGCTGGGACGGCCGGACTATGCACGGCACGTGCTGGTGACACATCACGAGCGCTACCCGCGCGGGCGGATCAACCGCAATCTGGGCACGGTGATCGGCGACGGGCTGCTGGCGACCGAGGGGGATCTCTGGCTGGCCCGCAGGCGCCGGATACAGCCGGCCTTCCGGCCCGAGCGGCTGCAGGCGCTCGTGCGGTCGGTGAACCGGGTCCTGGATCCGATCCTCGACGGCTGGACCGACACCGCACGCGCGCACGGCAGCATCGACGCCATGCGCGAGGCCAAGCGCATCGCCATGCGCGTCATCGGGCGCGCCCTCCTGTCGCTCGACATCGATACCGGCAGCGCCGGCGCCTTCGCCGCGGCGGTGGATGCCAGCCTGATCCAGCTGGTCCGCCGGAACTGGTCGCTGCTCCAGCTGCCGCTGTGGGTGCCCGTGCCGATCAACCGCGCGCTCAACCGGACGCGGCGCACGCTCGACGCCTTCATCGGTGCGGAGGTGTCGCGGCGGCTCGACGACCCGGCCTATCGGCCCGACGACATGCTGACCGCGTTGCTCGCCGACCGCGGCGGGGCCGAGCCCTGGACGCGCGCGGCGCTGGTGAACGAGGCCAAGACGCTGTTCGTCGCCGGCTTCGAGACGACCGCGACGGCGCTGACCTGGACGCTTCACCTCCTGGCGGCGCATCCGGCGGTGGCCGAGGCGATGCACGCCGAGATCGAAGCGGCACTCGGCGGGCGGCACCCGGAAATGACGGACCTGCCGCGCCTGCCCTATGGCGCGGCCGTCGTGGAAGAGGCCATGCGCCTCTATCCGCCGGTCTACAATATCGGCCGGGAATGTACCGAAGACGACGAGATCGACGGCTGGGCGGTGCCGAAAGGCACCTCGATGCTGATCTCGATCTTCGCGATCCAGCGCAGCCCCGACTGGTGGGAGGCGCCGGAGACCTTCCGGCCCGAGCGTTTCCTCACGGCGGATGCGGCGCAGCGCCGGGCAGCCCTGCCCTACGCGGTCGGCAAGCATCAATGCATCGGCAGCCATTTCGCCAACATCGAACTGCTTCTCGTTCTGGCTCGGATCGTCCAGCGCTTCCGCCTCTCGCCCCGCGACGAGGTGCCCGTGGGGATGGCGGCGCGAACGACCCTGGTACCGGACCGCCCGGTCCAATTGCTCATGGAGGTACGTTCATGA
- a CDS encoding HlyD family efflux transporter periplasmic adaptor subunit, which translates to MWTELRALALVGVCVALLWQPAVAAAQAPGASEIVARGRIEPHGRVRAVRGPPGTIVRELNVTEGQRVAAGAVLARLDGYEQATVEAELAGARLRLARAELEQLLAGPKTSVAAAQAALIAAREVELAQARRELARASSLARTSAVSVSQLETRRADVDRADQALRQARHETAALSEVRPVDEAAARARIAVEAAAVRRAEAILDRALVRAPTDGSILSIQARPGEAADEGLLRLGDLRRLMVIAEVDETRVSQLAAGDAAQVSAPFLPSPLPGRVERVEAEMYRQRRPSSDILVGRDARIVEVEIAVDGTLPPVIGAEVTVRLRPTPPARR; encoded by the coding sequence GTGTGGACTGAACTTCGCGCCCTCGCCTTAGTCGGCGTATGCGTCGCACTGCTCTGGCAGCCGGCCGTCGCCGCCGCGCAGGCACCCGGCGCGAGCGAGATCGTCGCGCGGGGTCGGATAGAGCCGCACGGCCGGGTTCGGGCGGTCCGCGGCCCGCCCGGGACCATCGTGCGCGAACTGAACGTGACGGAGGGCCAGCGGGTCGCCGCGGGCGCCGTCCTGGCGCGGCTCGATGGTTACGAGCAGGCGACGGTCGAGGCGGAGCTGGCCGGCGCGCGCCTCCGTCTCGCCCGGGCCGAACTGGAACAGCTGCTCGCCGGACCGAAGACGAGTGTTGCGGCGGCGCAGGCGGCGCTGATCGCGGCGCGCGAGGTGGAACTGGCCCAGGCCCGGCGGGAACTGGCACGGGCATCGTCCCTGGCACGGACCAGCGCCGTCTCCGTCTCCCAGCTCGAGACGCGCCGGGCCGACGTCGATCGGGCGGACCAGGCGCTGCGGCAGGCACGCCACGAGACGGCGGCGCTGTCCGAGGTGCGGCCGGTGGACGAGGCCGCCGCCCGCGCGCGCATCGCCGTGGAAGCGGCTGCGGTGCGCCGCGCCGAAGCGATCCTCGATCGCGCCCTGGTCCGGGCGCCGACGGACGGCAGCATCCTGTCGATCCAGGCCCGCCCCGGCGAGGCCGCCGACGAGGGGCTGCTCAGGCTCGGCGACCTGCGCCGGCTGATGGTGATCGCCGAGGTCGACGAGACGCGCGTATCGCAACTCGCGGCAGGCGATGCCGCACAGGTGTCTGCCCCCTTCCTGCCGTCGCCGCTTCCGGGACGGGTCGAGCGCGTCGAGGCCGAGATGTACCGCCAGCGGCGGCCGAGCTCGGACATCCTGGTCGGGCGCGACGCGCGCATCGTCGAGGTCGAGATCGCGGTCGACGGGACGCTGCCGCCGGTGATCGGCGCCGAGGTCACCGTGCGGCTGCGGCCGACGCCGCCCGCCCGCCGATGA
- a CDS encoding FtsX-like permease family protein, producing the protein MSAAFPFLLARRQLRFRIGTALGALAGVTVAIVLMFTQVGFRNALYDSALQIPANLDGDVFVVSPYYASMTFTPPWFARTLLHEAEAVPGVRDARAMHLFTAQVRLPENGRHLSVTIVAFDPARPVLRLPEIEAALPALGLPRAALLDRLSRHDYRRVAEAIRHEGSAEVLLHAPTATLAPVIDLVGTFAMGPSFTIDGMIVTSDLNLYRLAGIPLDRVSVGVVRAEPGTDPVALARMIEERLAGRGRAFARADFLEHERAYYATRTPIGVIFNIGLGVGVIVGMVFVVQALHAMVSANVGEYAVLVALGYRPAFFAALVLLIAAAIVAGTFLPATLIALGVFNLAADATSLRLEMEPADVAAVFGLVLLMAALAAFVAVRRLGRVDPLSLFE; encoded by the coding sequence ATGAGTGCCGCCTTCCCGTTCCTGCTGGCGCGCCGCCAGCTCCGCTTCCGGATCGGGACCGCGCTGGGGGCGCTGGCCGGCGTGACGGTGGCCATCGTGCTGATGTTCACCCAGGTCGGCTTCCGCAACGCACTCTACGACAGCGCCCTGCAGATCCCCGCCAACCTGGACGGCGACGTGTTCGTCGTCAGCCCATACTACGCCTCGATGACCTTCACCCCGCCCTGGTTCGCCCGCACCCTCCTGCACGAGGCCGAGGCGGTGCCGGGGGTGCGCGATGCCCGGGCGATGCACCTGTTCACGGCGCAGGTGCGGCTGCCGGAAAACGGTCGGCATCTGTCGGTCACCATCGTCGCCTTCGATCCCGCCCGTCCCGTCCTGCGCCTCCCCGAGATCGAGGCGGCCCTGCCGGCGCTCGGCCTGCCGCGGGCCGCGCTGCTCGACAGGCTGTCGCGCCACGACTATCGCCGCGTGGCGGAGGCGATCCGGCACGAGGGATCGGCCGAGGTCCTGCTGCATGCGCCGACGGCGACGCTGGCGCCGGTGATCGATCTGGTCGGCACCTTCGCCATGGGGCCGTCCTTCACCATCGACGGCATGATCGTCACCAGCGACCTCAATCTCTACCGCCTCGCCGGCATTCCGCTCGACCGTGTCTCGGTCGGCGTCGTGCGCGCCGAGCCCGGTACCGATCCGGTCGCCCTGGCGCGCATGATCGAGGAGCGCCTCGCCGGACGCGGCCGCGCATTCGCGCGCGCGGACTTCCTCGAACACGAGCGCGCCTACTACGCGACGCGCACGCCGATCGGCGTGATCTTCAACATCGGCCTGGGCGTCGGCGTGATCGTCGGCATGGTGTTCGTCGTCCAGGCGCTGCACGCGATGGTCAGCGCCAACGTCGGCGAGTATGCGGTACTGGTAGCGCTGGGCTACCGCCCCGCCTTCTTCGCCGCACTGGTGCTGCTGATCGCCGCGGCGATCGTGGCCGGCACCTTCCTGCCGGCGACCCTGATCGCGCTCGGCGTCTTCAACCTTGCCGCGGACGCGACGAGCCTGCGGCTGGAGATGGAGCCGGCCGACGTCGCGGCGGTGTTCGGCCTCGTGCTGCTGATGGCGGCGCTCGCGGCCTTCGTCGCCGTACGGCGACTCGGTCGCGTCGATCCACTGAGCCTGTTCGAATGA